A single genomic interval of Tursiops truncatus isolate mTurTru1 chromosome 1, mTurTru1.mat.Y, whole genome shotgun sequence harbors:
- the SYTL1 gene encoding synaptotagmin-like protein 1 isoform X1 — protein sequence MPQRGHPSQKGLWSLPGLLMAHEPQPEADGLLDLSFLTEEEQEAIAKVLKRDARLRQLEERRVSKLRTSLADPGQLKILTGDWFQEARFQRHHHTHLGSDLVRASIRRKKGSRGDQAQGSDGEAQAAGKETEEALEPRLPMDEAPQERFSEAEGPDFPSPYVPPKASDHEEEPQAQEAPGPGGVQAFAAEEADPELEPPSRGEEEPQPLPAQTLEASEILENGEEAPGPDLSLDRVLSSSSSTPSLNSSTLSSSQTSLSGEAEAGAVQVRGSLYFALRYEPGAAQLRVHVIQCQGLAAARRRRSDPYVKSKLLPDKQSKRKTSVKKRNLNPVFNETLWYSIPQAELRGRVLSLSVWHRESLGRNIFLGEVEVPLDTWDWDSEPTWLPLQPRVPPSPDDLPSRGLLSLSLKYVPAGSEGPEPSLFAGTGLPPSGELHFWVKEAQDLVPLRPGSLDTYIQCLVLPDDSQASRQRTRVVRRSLSPTFNHTMVYDGFGPADLRQACAELSLWDHGPLASRQLGGTRLSLGTGSSYGLQVPWMDSTPEERQLWQTLLERPCEWVHGLLPLRTNLAPRT from the exons ATGCCCCAGAGGGGCCACCCATCTCAAAAGGGGCTCTGGTCCCTGCCTGGCCTCCTCATGGCACATGAGCCACAGCCTGAGGCTGATGGGCTATTGGATCTCAGCTTCCTGACAGAGGAGGAGCAAGAGGCTATTGCCAAGGTCCTGAAGCGAGATGCCCGCCTGCGCCAGCTGGAGGAGAGACGGGTCAG cAAGCTCCGGACATCGCTGGCAGACCCTGGGCAGCTGAAGATCCTTacaggggactggttccaggaagCACGCTTCCAGCGGCACCACCACACCCACCTTGGCTCTGACCTTGTTCGTGCCTCCATCCGCAGGAAGAAGGGCTCCAGGG GAGACCAGGCTCAGGGCAGCGATGGGGAGGCTCAGGCTGCTGGGAAAGAGACCGAAGAGGCGCTGGAGCCCAG gctccCCATGGACGAGGCCCCCCAAGAGAGGTTCAGCGAGGCTGAG GGACCTGACTTCCCCTCACCATATGTCCCCCCAAAGGCTTCAGATCATGAGGAGGAGCCCCAGGCCCAAGAAG cccctggccccggGGGCGTTCAGGCCTTCGCCGCAGAGGAGGCTGACCCTGAGCTGGAGCCTCCGTcgaggggagaggaggagccgcagcccctgcctgcccag ACCCTGGAGGCGTCCGAGATCCTGGAGAATGGGGAGGAGGCCCCGGGGCCCGACCTGTCACTCGACCGCGTGCTCAGCAGCAGCTCCTCCACGCCCAGCCTCAACTCCTCCACg CTGAGCAGCAGCCAAACGAGCCTGTCCGGGGAGGCGGAGGCGGGCGCGGTGCAGGTGCGCGGCTCCCTGTACTTCGCGCTGCGCTACGAGCCTGGTGCCGCCCAGCTGCGCGTGCACGTGATCCAGTGCCAGGGCCTGGCCGCCGCCCGGCGCCGCCGCTCCGACCC CTACGTCAAAAGCAAACTCCTCCCGGATAAGCAGAGCAAGCGCAAGACCTCAGTGAAGAAACGGAATCTGAACCCGGTCTTCAACGAGACTCTCTGG TACTCTATACCGCAGGCCGAGCTCCGGGGACGCGTGCTGAGCCTGTCCGTGTGGCACCGCGAAAGCCTGGGTCGCAACATCTTTCTGGGCGAAGTCGAAGTGCCCCTGGACACGTGGGACTGGGACTCCGAGCCCACCTGGCTTCCCCTGCAGCCCCGG GTCCCGCCCTCTCCCGACGACCTTCCCAGCCGCGGActgctctctctgtccctcaAGTACGTGCCCGCTGGCTCTGAGG GGCCTGAGCCGAGCCTCTTCGCAGGCACAGGACTGCCCCCGAGTGGGGAGCTGCACTTCTGGGTGAAGGAAGCTCAGGACCTCGTGCCTCTGCGCCCAGGATCCCTGGATACCTACATACAATG TTTGGTGCTGCCTGATGACAGCCAGGCCAGCCGCCAACGGACAAGAGTGGTGCGACGCAGCCTCAGCCCCACGTTCAATCACACCATGGTTTATGATGGCTTCGGTCCTGCTGACCTGCGCCAGGCCTGTGCTGAGCTCTCTCTCTGGGACCATGGGCCCCTGGCCAGTCGCCAGCTGGGGGGCACACGCCTCAGCCTGGGCACCG GCAGCAGCTATGGGCTCCAGGTGCCCTGGATGGACTCCACACCTGAGGAGAGGCAGCTGTGGCAGACCCTTCTGGAGCGGCCATGTGAGTGGGTGCATGGCCTTCTGCCCCTCAGAACCAACCTGGCCCCCAGGACATAG
- the SYTL1 gene encoding synaptotagmin-like protein 1 isoform X2, whose translation MPQRGHPSQKGLWSLPGLLMAHEPQPEADGLLDLSFLTEEEQEAIAKVLKRDARLRQLEERRVSKLRTSLADPGQLKILTGDWFQEARFQRHHHTHLGSDLVRASIRRKKGSRGDQAQGSDGEAQAAGKETEEALEPRLPMDEAPQERFSEAEGPDFPSPYVPPKASDHEEEPQAQEAPGPGGVQAFAAEEADPELEPPSRGEEEPQPLPAQTLEASEILENGEEAPGPDLSLDRVLSSSSSTPSLNSSTLSSSQTSLSGEAEAGAVQVRGSLYFALRYEPGAAQLRVHVIQCQGLAAARRRRSDPYVKSKLLPDKQSKRKTSVKKRNLNPVFNETLWYSIPQAELRGRVLSLSVWHRESLGRNIFLGEVEVPLDTWDWDSEPTWLPLQPRVPPSPDDLPSRGLLSLSLKYVPAGSEGTGLPPSGELHFWVKEAQDLVPLRPGSLDTYIQCLVLPDDSQASRQRTRVVRRSLSPTFNHTMVYDGFGPADLRQACAELSLWDHGPLASRQLGGTRLSLGTGSSYGLQVPWMDSTPEERQLWQTLLERPCEWVHGLLPLRTNLAPRT comes from the exons ATGCCCCAGAGGGGCCACCCATCTCAAAAGGGGCTCTGGTCCCTGCCTGGCCTCCTCATGGCACATGAGCCACAGCCTGAGGCTGATGGGCTATTGGATCTCAGCTTCCTGACAGAGGAGGAGCAAGAGGCTATTGCCAAGGTCCTGAAGCGAGATGCCCGCCTGCGCCAGCTGGAGGAGAGACGGGTCAG cAAGCTCCGGACATCGCTGGCAGACCCTGGGCAGCTGAAGATCCTTacaggggactggttccaggaagCACGCTTCCAGCGGCACCACCACACCCACCTTGGCTCTGACCTTGTTCGTGCCTCCATCCGCAGGAAGAAGGGCTCCAGGG GAGACCAGGCTCAGGGCAGCGATGGGGAGGCTCAGGCTGCTGGGAAAGAGACCGAAGAGGCGCTGGAGCCCAG gctccCCATGGACGAGGCCCCCCAAGAGAGGTTCAGCGAGGCTGAG GGACCTGACTTCCCCTCACCATATGTCCCCCCAAAGGCTTCAGATCATGAGGAGGAGCCCCAGGCCCAAGAAG cccctggccccggGGGCGTTCAGGCCTTCGCCGCAGAGGAGGCTGACCCTGAGCTGGAGCCTCCGTcgaggggagaggaggagccgcagcccctgcctgcccag ACCCTGGAGGCGTCCGAGATCCTGGAGAATGGGGAGGAGGCCCCGGGGCCCGACCTGTCACTCGACCGCGTGCTCAGCAGCAGCTCCTCCACGCCCAGCCTCAACTCCTCCACg CTGAGCAGCAGCCAAACGAGCCTGTCCGGGGAGGCGGAGGCGGGCGCGGTGCAGGTGCGCGGCTCCCTGTACTTCGCGCTGCGCTACGAGCCTGGTGCCGCCCAGCTGCGCGTGCACGTGATCCAGTGCCAGGGCCTGGCCGCCGCCCGGCGCCGCCGCTCCGACCC CTACGTCAAAAGCAAACTCCTCCCGGATAAGCAGAGCAAGCGCAAGACCTCAGTGAAGAAACGGAATCTGAACCCGGTCTTCAACGAGACTCTCTGG TACTCTATACCGCAGGCCGAGCTCCGGGGACGCGTGCTGAGCCTGTCCGTGTGGCACCGCGAAAGCCTGGGTCGCAACATCTTTCTGGGCGAAGTCGAAGTGCCCCTGGACACGTGGGACTGGGACTCCGAGCCCACCTGGCTTCCCCTGCAGCCCCGG GTCCCGCCCTCTCCCGACGACCTTCCCAGCCGCGGActgctctctctgtccctcaAGTACGTGCCCGCTGGCTCTGAGG GCACAGGACTGCCCCCGAGTGGGGAGCTGCACTTCTGGGTGAAGGAAGCTCAGGACCTCGTGCCTCTGCGCCCAGGATCCCTGGATACCTACATACAATG TTTGGTGCTGCCTGATGACAGCCAGGCCAGCCGCCAACGGACAAGAGTGGTGCGACGCAGCCTCAGCCCCACGTTCAATCACACCATGGTTTATGATGGCTTCGGTCCTGCTGACCTGCGCCAGGCCTGTGCTGAGCTCTCTCTCTGGGACCATGGGCCCCTGGCCAGTCGCCAGCTGGGGGGCACACGCCTCAGCCTGGGCACCG GCAGCAGCTATGGGCTCCAGGTGCCCTGGATGGACTCCACACCTGAGGAGAGGCAGCTGTGGCAGACCCTTCTGGAGCGGCCATGTGAGTGGGTGCATGGCCTTCTGCCCCTCAGAACCAACCTGGCCCCCAGGACATAG